TCAAAGAGTTCCATTAACTTTTGTAATGTTGCATATTAGGAGGATTATGATAGAAACTTTCTTTAGAAGAGGAAGTTGTCAGTGTATTAGGCAAAAACCGCGAAGCGTGACTTTCAAGAAGCATGCTTGAACCGGATGAACCTTATTTTTTATCCATTTGCGGTTTAATTGTTTTTTCTTCAAAACGCAGGCAGGCAATGCCGGAGGCAGCAAAAACTTCGAGAGAAGGCGCCATGGCAGATTTGAATTGAATGGCTTTGCACCCGTAAGGAAATTTTCTGTCCCAGGTTATATAGTAGTGCCTACACTTTTTACAGTCGATATCCTTGCTGTCCATAGGCCTTCAACTCCTGGCAATTGTTGCAATGCGATTAAGTATTTTCTTAACCCGCCCTATCTCCCCGCTTTCCAGTCGTACCTTTATTCCATGCGGATGCCGGGGTGATTTAGTCAGAATATCTTTTATAACTCCTTCTGTCAGTGTGCCTGTGCGCTGATCTTTTTTCAGCACTATGGCAACCTTTATCCCCGGCGTTATATCAGACCGATTTGTTCCATCCATACAGTTTCTCCTTTCCAGAAGATAATATACCGGCAATATCGAGATAATTGCAATGAAAAGGATGGACAAT
This Pseudomonadota bacterium DNA region includes the following protein-coding sequences:
- a CDS encoding YwbE family protein, whose translation is MDGTNRSDITPGIKVAIVLKKDQRTGTLTEGVIKDILTKSPRHPHGIKVRLESGEIGRVKKILNRIATIARS
- a CDS encoding uracil-DNA glycosylase, which produces MDSKDIDCKKCRHYYITWDRKFPYGCKAIQFKSAMAPSLEVFAASGIACLRFEEKTIKPQMDKK